From a region of the Panicum virgatum strain AP13 chromosome 2K, P.virgatum_v5, whole genome shotgun sequence genome:
- the LOC120685995 gene encoding auxin-responsive protein SAUR36-like produces the protein MASKGHCVVYSADGRRFQVPLAYLGTVVFGELLMLSQEEFGFASDDGKITLPCDAAVVEYVVSLLRRDASEEVLRVFLSSMVRPCHIVNSVAPCSQQLAY, from the coding sequence ATGGCCAGCAAGGGCCACTGCGTCGTGTACTCGGCCGACGGCCGGCGATTCCAGGTCCCCCTGGCGTACCTCGGCACGGTGGTCTTCGGCGAGCTTCTGATGCTGTCGCAAGAAGAGTTTGGGTTCGCGAGCGACGACGGCAAGATCACGCTGCCCTGCGACGCCGCGGTGGTGGAGTACGTGGTGTCCTTGCTCAGGCGAGATGCCTCGGAAGAGGTTCTGAGGGTGTTCTTGAGTTCCATGGTCAGGCCATGCCACATTGTCAACAGCGTGGCGCCATGCAGTCAGCAGCTAGCCTATTAG